The following are from one region of the Rhizobacter sp. AJA081-3 genome:
- a CDS encoding Ldh family oxidoreductase produces MSEALLHASAETLTDWALACLRHFELPEDDARCLAESLVQTSLWGIDSHGIARLTHYLNRLTHGSIQARPDIVVTRSGPGTAQVAGDRGLGIVVAHRANRVAIELARENGIGAVGVSDSSHCGAVGLYSRVAAREGLIGMAFTHSDKIAAPFGGHRPFLGTNPISLAFPREGGEPVCLDMATTSIPWNRVMNARREGTAIAPGVAVDAEGRDTTDAQTANALRPLGGPDYGHKGYGLALIVELLCGPLNGNPYGPQIGPMYAELERPRRIGAFFVAIDPKRFAGGPMFAATVEHMARALAAEPGAPLMPGDPELAAQAKRRIDGIPIEPGLAAEMRSWSTRLGVASPL; encoded by the coding sequence ATGAGCGAAGCGCTCCTGCACGCCAGCGCCGAGACGCTCACCGACTGGGCCCTCGCCTGCCTGCGCCACTTCGAGCTGCCCGAGGACGACGCGCGCTGCCTCGCCGAAAGCCTGGTGCAGACCAGCCTGTGGGGCATCGACTCGCATGGCATCGCGCGCCTCACTCATTACCTGAACCGACTCACGCACGGCTCCATCCAGGCGCGGCCCGACATCGTCGTCACGCGCAGCGGCCCGGGCACCGCGCAAGTCGCGGGCGATCGTGGCCTGGGGATCGTCGTCGCGCACCGCGCCAACCGCGTGGCCATCGAGCTGGCGCGAGAGAACGGCATCGGCGCGGTCGGCGTGAGCGATTCGTCGCACTGCGGCGCGGTCGGCCTGTACAGCCGCGTCGCGGCGCGCGAGGGGCTGATCGGCATGGCCTTCACGCATTCGGACAAGATCGCCGCGCCCTTCGGCGGGCACCGGCCCTTCCTCGGCACCAACCCGATCTCGCTGGCCTTCCCGCGCGAGGGTGGCGAGCCGGTCTGCCTGGACATGGCCACCACCTCGATCCCCTGGAACCGCGTGATGAACGCGCGCCGCGAAGGCACCGCCATCGCACCCGGCGTGGCCGTGGACGCCGAAGGCCGCGATACCACCGACGCGCAGACCGCCAACGCGCTGCGCCCGCTGGGCGGGCCCGACTACGGCCACAAGGGCTACGGCCTGGCGCTGATCGTCGAGCTGCTGTGCGGGCCGCTGAACGGCAACCCCTACGGCCCGCAGATCGGCCCGATGTACGCCGAGCTGGAGCGGCCGCGGCGCATCGGCGCCTTCTTCGTCGCCATCGACCCGAAACGCTTCGCCGGCGGGCCGATGTTCGCGGCCACCGTCGAACACATGGCGCGCGCGCTGGCCGCCGAGCCGGGCGCGCCGCTGATGCCCGGCGATCCGGAGCTGGCAGCGCAAGCGAAGCGGCGCATCGACGGCATCCCGATCGAGCCGGGCCTCGCCGCCGAGATGCGCTCGTGGAGCACGCGTCTCGGTGTAGCCTCGCCGCTATGA